A single window of Rhizobium indicum DNA harbors:
- a CDS encoding DMT family protein, with protein sequence MPFSPAAVWPVVMLFASNIFMTFAWYGHLKHKSSAIFLAIIVSWGIAFFEYCLAVPANRIGSAVYTTAQLKTMQEVITLIVFAGFSIFWLGENLTWNHAIGFALIAIGASFIFRT encoded by the coding sequence ATGCCATTTTCTCCCGCCGCCGTCTGGCCCGTCGTCATGCTGTTTGCCTCCAACATTTTCATGACCTTTGCCTGGTATGGGCATCTCAAGCACAAGAGCAGCGCCATCTTCCTCGCCATCATTGTCAGCTGGGGCATCGCCTTTTTCGAATACTGCCTGGCGGTGCCGGCCAACCGTATCGGTTCGGCGGTTTATACGACGGCGCAGCTGAAGACGATGCAGGAGGTGATCACGCTGATCGTCTTTGCCGGCTTTTCGATCTTCTGGCTCGGCGAGAACCTGACCTGGAACCATGCGATCGGCTTCGCCCTGATCGCAATCGGAGCATCCTTCATCTTTCGTACATAA
- a CDS encoding DUF1800 domain-containing protein: MSLAFPTMAAIRFGYGFRPGEAPPSSKDDLIGQLRMGAAATPDFPLGGPDMRHQAILSLQAQLRQIRQDAKTVTDDTTQREMRKGVQRQAQQQFQHDANLRLMQAVLSPYGFYERLSTFWTDHFSTSANKSLPMRLIVPLYEAEAIRPFISGRFGDLLRNATAHPAMLIYLDQADSLGPDSAGGIKRNKGLNENLGRELLELHTLGAGSGYSQADVTAAAMVLTGLTIDRKEMDIAFRPNISEPGVHEVLGVSYGGRRRSRDDYLDMLDDLALHPKTAAHISRKLAAHFIADQPNEGLVSDMAEAWKKTDGDLTAVYTAMLDHPAAWRDGGAKARQPFDYIVAGLRALNAGPVNGVVGSFLTANQQGTDEGDMAANTPGMAGSPVPTDPAGEAREKRLKAFQAARALGQGALRRMGQPTWLPPSPAGFEEGFSAWITGSQLAERLAWARRAAAQFGRDEDPREFLKSTLADAARDETIRVVSQAPNKISGLTLVLASPEFNRR; encoded by the coding sequence ATGAGCCTGGCTTTCCCGACGATGGCGGCGATCCGGTTCGGCTATGGTTTCCGGCCGGGCGAAGCGCCGCCGAGCAGCAAGGATGATCTCATCGGCCAGCTGCGCATGGGGGCGGCGGCAACGCCGGACTTTCCCCTCGGCGGCCCCGACATGCGCCACCAGGCGATTCTCAGCCTACAGGCGCAACTGCGGCAGATCCGGCAGGACGCCAAGACGGTGACCGACGATACGACGCAGCGCGAGATGCGCAAAGGGGTGCAGCGGCAAGCGCAGCAGCAGTTCCAGCACGATGCGAACCTCCGGCTGATGCAGGCAGTGCTGTCGCCGTATGGCTTCTACGAGAGGCTTTCGACCTTCTGGACCGATCACTTCTCCACCAGCGCCAATAAGAGCCTGCCGATGCGCCTCATCGTGCCGCTCTACGAGGCCGAGGCGATCCGGCCGTTCATATCAGGCAGGTTCGGCGATCTCTTGCGCAATGCCACCGCCCATCCGGCCATGCTGATCTATCTCGACCAGGCGGATTCGCTGGGGCCGGATTCGGCCGGCGGCATCAAGCGCAACAAAGGGCTGAACGAAAATCTCGGCCGCGAACTGCTGGAGCTGCACACGCTCGGCGCCGGCAGCGGTTACAGCCAGGCGGATGTCACGGCGGCAGCCATGGTGCTGACGGGGCTCACCATCGATCGCAAGGAGATGGACATCGCCTTCCGGCCGAACATTTCGGAGCCCGGCGTACATGAGGTACTCGGCGTCAGCTATGGCGGGCGCAGGCGTTCGCGCGACGATTATCTCGACATGCTCGATGATCTCGCGCTCCATCCGAAGACGGCGGCGCATATCAGCCGCAAGCTCGCGGCGCATTTCATCGCCGACCAGCCCAATGAGGGCTTGGTGTCCGACATGGCCGAAGCCTGGAAGAAGACGGATGGCGATCTGACTGCCGTCTACACCGCGATGCTCGATCATCCCGCCGCCTGGCGCGACGGGGGCGCCAAGGCGCGCCAGCCTTTCGACTATATCGTCGCCGGCCTGAGGGCGCTGAATGCGGGGCCGGTCAACGGCGTCGTCGGCAGTTTCTTGACGGCCAACCAGCAAGGTACTGATGAGGGCGACATGGCGGCGAACACGCCTGGCATGGCGGGATCGCCGGTGCCGACGGATCCCGCCGGCGAGGCGAGGGAGAAGCGCCTCAAAGCCTTCCAGGCGGCGCGGGCGCTGGGGCAGGGGGCACTCAGGCGCATGGGCCAGCCGACCTGGCTGCCGCCGAGCCCGGCTGGTTTCGAGGAAGGCTTCTCCGCCTGGATCACTGGTAGCCAGCTCGCCGAGCGGTTGGCCTGGGCAAGGCGGGCCGCAGCGCAGTTCGGCCGGGACGAGGATCCGCGCGAATTCTTGAAGTCGACACTTGCCGATGCCGCCCGCGACGAGACGATCCGCGTCGTGTCGCAGGCGCCGAACAAGATCAGCGGGTTGACGCTGGTATTGGCATCGCCCGAATTCAATCGCCGCTAA
- a CDS encoding DUF1501 domain-containing protein, whose protein sequence is MTLPMNRISLSRRGFLTSACCLAAAPVFTPVTFAAMPGDNRFVTIVLRGAMDGLDLVQPYGDAGFAALRPTLALTPETGLLDLDGHFGLNPAAAELMPLWKRRELSFVHAVSTPYRDQRSHFDGQDMLESGGEHVAEEKTGWLNRALAVIPRSDARKAIDINTSTELILSGPNNVDVWASDSNLAPARDEMQFLARLYAGDPPFAEALAEATRANSASMMVEPEGQRGAKIADVAALAANMLKGDYRIASFSISGWDTHIGQAGQFKRPVQDLSQAINTLKTTLGPEIWATTVVLAMTEFGRTVRQNGSAGTDHGTGGCALLAGGAINGGRILGRWPGIGDGQLLDDRDLMPTADVRELAAAMLYRQFDVSADDLTGKIFPGLGFDKGSQFLRG, encoded by the coding sequence ATGACGCTGCCCATGAACCGGATTTCGCTGTCCCGCCGCGGCTTTCTGACCTCTGCCTGCTGTCTTGCCGCCGCCCCCGTCTTCACGCCGGTGACCTTCGCGGCTATGCCGGGCGACAACCGTTTCGTCACCATCGTGCTGCGCGGCGCGATGGACGGGTTGGATCTGGTGCAGCCCTATGGCGATGCCGGATTTGCGGCACTCAGGCCGACACTGGCGCTGACGCCCGAGACCGGACTTCTCGATCTCGACGGGCATTTCGGCCTCAATCCAGCGGCCGCCGAGCTGATGCCGCTCTGGAAGAGGCGGGAGCTCAGCTTCGTGCATGCGGTGTCGACGCCCTATCGCGACCAGCGCAGTCATTTCGATGGACAGGACATGCTGGAATCCGGCGGCGAACATGTCGCCGAGGAAAAGACCGGCTGGTTGAACCGGGCGCTCGCCGTCATTCCGCGCTCGGATGCGCGCAAGGCAATCGACATCAACACCTCGACGGAGCTGATCCTCTCCGGACCGAACAATGTCGATGTCTGGGCTTCGGATTCCAATCTGGCGCCGGCTCGCGACGAGATGCAGTTCCTGGCGCGGCTCTATGCCGGCGATCCGCCGTTCGCCGAGGCGCTTGCCGAGGCGACGCGGGCCAATAGCGCTTCGATGATGGTCGAGCCGGAGGGCCAGCGCGGTGCAAAGATCGCCGATGTGGCGGCGCTTGCGGCCAACATGCTGAAGGGCGACTACCGCATCGCCAGCTTCTCGATATCAGGCTGGGACACGCATATCGGCCAGGCCGGCCAGTTCAAACGACCGGTGCAGGACCTTTCGCAGGCGATCAACACGCTGAAGACCACGCTCGGGCCCGAGATCTGGGCAACGACGGTGGTGCTTGCCATGACCGAGTTTGGCCGCACCGTGCGCCAGAACGGCTCAGCCGGCACTGACCACGGCACCGGCGGCTGCGCGCTTCTTGCCGGCGGAGCCATCAACGGTGGCCGCATCCTCGGCCGCTGGCCGGGCATCGGCGATGGCCAGTTGCTCGACGACCGCGACCTGATGCCAACCGCCGACGTGCGCGAGCTTGCGGCCGCGATGCTCTACCGGCAATTCGATGTGTCTGCCGATGATTTGACGGGGAAGATCTTCCCGGGGCTGGGTTTCGACAAGGGGTCGCAGTTTCTGCGTGGGTGA
- a CDS encoding aldo/keto reductase, protein MKTRNIGGLEVSALGLGCMSMSAAYGPPADEGDMIGLMRTAHQQGVTLFDTAEAYGPFANEELVGKALAPIRDQVVIATKFGFDIDQQTGERRGGTNSRPEHVKAVADACLRRLKTDRIDLFYQHRVDPDVPIEDVAGAVKDLIAAGKVKHFGLSEAGVQTIRRAHAIQKVTAVQSEYSLFWRGPEAELLPALEQLGIGFVPFSPLGAGFLTGKIDENTKFDPSDFRNSVPRFSPEARKANFALVELIKRIGDRKGATPAQIALSWLLSQKPWIVPIPGTTKQHRLEENLGAVDVDLLAEDLAEIDAALSEIEVQGERLPEAALKMTGR, encoded by the coding sequence ATGAAAACACGCAATATCGGCGGCCTCGAAGTCTCGGCACTTGGTCTCGGCTGCATGAGCATGAGCGCTGCATACGGCCCGCCCGCCGACGAAGGCGACATGATCGGATTGATGCGCACCGCTCATCAGCAGGGCGTCACCTTGTTCGATACGGCCGAAGCCTATGGCCCCTTCGCTAATGAAGAGCTTGTCGGCAAGGCGCTCGCTCCGATCCGCGACCAGGTGGTCATCGCCACCAAATTCGGTTTCGATATCGATCAGCAAACCGGTGAACGCCGCGGCGGCACCAACAGTCGCCCCGAACATGTCAAGGCGGTTGCCGATGCCTGCCTGCGCCGGCTGAAGACGGACCGCATCGACCTGTTCTACCAGCACCGCGTCGATCCCGACGTGCCGATCGAAGATGTGGCCGGCGCCGTCAAGGACCTGATCGCAGCCGGCAAGGTCAAACATTTCGGCCTTTCCGAAGCCGGCGTTCAGACGATCCGCCGCGCCCATGCCATCCAGAAGGTCACTGCCGTCCAGAGTGAATATTCGCTCTTCTGGCGCGGCCCCGAGGCGGAACTGCTGCCCGCCCTTGAGCAACTCGGCATCGGCTTCGTGCCCTTCAGCCCACTCGGCGCAGGCTTTTTGACCGGCAAGATCGACGAGAACACCAAGTTCGATCCAAGCGATTTCCGCAACAGCGTGCCGCGCTTTTCACCTGAAGCGCGCAAGGCCAATTTTGCGCTCGTCGAGCTCATCAAGCGGATCGGCGACCGCAAGGGCGCAACACCCGCGCAGATCGCCCTCTCCTGGCTGCTGTCCCAAAAACCATGGATCGTCCCGATCCCCGGAACAACGAAGCAGCATCGGTTGGAAGAGAATCTCGGAGCGGTAGACGTCGACCTGCTCGCTGAGGACCTCGCCGAAATCGACGCCGCCCTGTCGGAGATCGAGGTCCAAGGCGAGCGACTTCCCGAGGCAGCGCTCAAGATGACCGGCCGATAG
- a CDS encoding LysR family transcriptional regulator translates to MPQDNNFNELVAFLTVARERSFTRAAAKLGVSQSALSQTVRGLEEKLGLRLLTRTTRSVSPTQAGERLLERVGPRFEEIQFEIAALSEMRERPAGTIRITAGEHPAISVLAPALARFLPDHPDINVEVIVDYGLTDIVAERYDAGIRLGEHLAKDMIAIRIGPEICMAVVGAPAYFDRHPRPDIPQDLTAHNCINMRLPTHGTIYPWEFEKDGRELRVRVEGQTVFNNIAMRQGAVLDGLGLAYMPEDQVQPYIEDGRLIRVLEDWCQPFPGYHLYYPNRRHASPAFTLFVDALRYRGK, encoded by the coding sequence ATGCCCCAGGACAACAACTTCAACGAACTCGTGGCCTTTTTGACCGTTGCCAGAGAACGAAGCTTTACCAGGGCGGCCGCCAAGCTCGGCGTGTCGCAATCGGCGTTGAGCCAGACGGTGCGCGGTCTCGAAGAGAAGCTCGGGCTTCGCCTTTTGACCCGCACGACCAGAAGCGTGTCGCCGACCCAGGCGGGAGAACGCCTGCTGGAACGGGTCGGACCCAGATTTGAAGAAATCCAGTTCGAGATCGCCGCCTTGAGCGAAATGCGCGAGCGGCCGGCCGGCACCATTCGCATCACGGCGGGCGAGCATCCGGCGATTTCCGTTCTCGCCCCGGCATTGGCTCGGTTTCTTCCTGATCATCCCGATATCAATGTCGAGGTGATCGTCGACTACGGCCTGACCGACATCGTCGCCGAGCGTTACGACGCCGGCATCCGGCTCGGCGAGCATTTGGCAAAGGACATGATCGCGATCCGGATCGGCCCCGAGATATGCATGGCGGTCGTCGGAGCGCCCGCCTATTTCGATCGCCATCCGCGCCCTGATATCCCGCAGGATCTGACGGCGCACAACTGCATCAACATGCGGTTGCCGACGCACGGGACGATATATCCCTGGGAGTTCGAGAAGGACGGCCGCGAACTGCGCGTCCGTGTCGAGGGCCAGACGGTGTTCAACAACATTGCCATGAGGCAAGGCGCCGTGCTGGACGGGCTGGGGCTGGCCTACATGCCCGAGGATCAGGTTCAGCCTTACATTGAAGACGGGCGGCTGATCCGCGTTCTGGAGGACTGGTGCCAACCCTTCCCAGGATATCATCTCTACTATCCGAACAGGCGGCATGCGTCTCCCGCCTTCACCCTGTTCGTCGATGCGCTCCGCTATAGAGGAAAGTAG
- a CDS encoding alpha/beta hydrolase, with amino-acid sequence MRYGLSNTLAAVLLASAQLAGTLATAADAVKPEPLVIQEQGSFAVGGTSTAAPGTFDPLKPLDPAGQTYHGDHAFAFYQVPANPRQYPIVMWHGAGQFSKTWETTPDGREGFQNIFLRRGFSTYLVDQPRRGGAGRSMAETTVKPTADEQLWFNQFRVGTWPNYFDGVQFSRDPEALNQYFRAMTPNTGPFDMEVVSNAVAKLFEKIGPGILFTHSQGGGPGWLTAIKSYKVKAIVAFEPGSSFVFPAGEVPADMPSAFDTLKGVPVPMDDFIKLTKIPIVIYYGDNIPDQPTTMPAQDSWRVRLAMARLWRDTVNKHGGDVTVVHLPEIGIHGNTHFPFSDLNNVEIADLVSTFLREKKLD; translated from the coding sequence ATGCGATATGGATTGTCCAACACCTTGGCGGCAGTGCTGCTTGCCTCTGCACAGCTTGCCGGGACATTGGCGACGGCTGCCGATGCGGTAAAGCCTGAGCCGTTGGTCATCCAGGAGCAAGGCAGTTTTGCCGTCGGGGGAACCAGCACGGCAGCGCCTGGAACCTTCGATCCGCTGAAACCTCTCGATCCCGCAGGCCAGACCTATCACGGCGATCATGCCTTTGCCTTCTATCAGGTGCCGGCAAACCCGCGTCAGTACCCGATCGTGATGTGGCATGGTGCCGGACAATTCTCCAAGACCTGGGAGACGACGCCGGACGGCCGCGAAGGTTTCCAGAACATCTTCCTGCGTCGAGGCTTCTCCACCTATCTCGTCGACCAGCCGCGCCGGGGCGGCGCCGGACGGAGCATGGCCGAGACAACAGTTAAGCCGACAGCGGACGAGCAGCTCTGGTTCAACCAGTTCCGCGTCGGCACCTGGCCGAACTATTTCGACGGCGTACAATTCTCCCGTGATCCGGAAGCGCTGAACCAGTACTTCCGCGCGATGACGCCAAATACCGGGCCGTTCGATATGGAGGTCGTGTCGAATGCGGTGGCAAAGCTGTTCGAGAAAATCGGTCCCGGCATTCTTTTCACCCATTCGCAGGGCGGCGGACCGGGCTGGCTAACGGCCATCAAGAGCTACAAGGTCAAAGCCATCGTCGCCTTCGAACCCGGCAGCAGCTTCGTGTTCCCGGCAGGCGAGGTCCCCGCCGATATGCCGAGCGCCTTCGACACGCTGAAGGGCGTGCCGGTGCCGATGGACGACTTTATCAAGCTGACGAAGATCCCGATCGTCATCTATTACGGCGACAACATCCCCGACCAGCCGACGACGATGCCGGCGCAGGACAGCTGGCGGGTTCGCCTGGCAATGGCCCGCCTGTGGCGCGATACGGTGAACAAGCATGGCGGTGATGTCACTGTCGTGCACCTTCCCGAGATCGGCATCCACGGCAACACCCACTTCCCGTTCTCCGACCTGAACAACGTAGAGATCGCCGACCTGGTCTCGACGTTCCTGCGCGAGAAGAAGCTCGACTGA
- a CDS encoding cytochrome P460 family protein, producing MRDLFKRVPILLALASAVVLVGWQVDAEPNRTTLPELAGLVHYTTVRRGNVTEHIMTTNEAIQAVKTGQPIPDGTHFVLVDYREGAVFRYFVMEKGRGWGADYDEDRRTGDWQFQWFKPDGTINMAENTARCQSCHSSRADEGFLYTLEKLKEFDGAVVD from the coding sequence ATGCGTGATCTCTTCAAACGTGTTCCCATCCTTCTCGCCTTGGCCAGCGCCGTCGTTCTTGTCGGTTGGCAAGTCGACGCGGAGCCGAACCGGACGACGCTGCCCGAATTGGCAGGCCTCGTTCATTATACGACCGTCAGACGGGGGAACGTGACTGAGCATATCATGACGACAAACGAAGCCATCCAGGCGGTGAAGACCGGGCAGCCCATTCCCGACGGCACGCACTTCGTCCTGGTGGATTACCGCGAAGGCGCAGTCTTTCGCTATTTCGTCATGGAAAAGGGCCGCGGCTGGGGAGCGGACTATGATGAGGACCGCCGCACCGGCGATTGGCAGTTCCAATGGTTCAAGCCGGATGGCACGATCAACATGGCCGAGAACACGGCGCGGTGTCAGTCCTGTCATTCGTCCAGAGCCGACGAAGGCTTCCTCTACACCCTTGAGAAACTCAAGGAATTCGACGGAGCCGTCGTTGACTAG
- a CDS encoding DUF4405 domain-containing protein: MSPFFLIRLVLDFTAAGLLLVALAYWWLDNMSHELIGTSMFILLLSHNVFNRRWWARLPKAAPGRRSFVTIASNISIAATMAALLVTSVLMSRTVFAFLPLSGGPTAREIHILAAYWAFILAAIHLGLHWSMIMAVVGRLLRVGPPNAIRTASFRATAAAIAVCGIHSTVVMGIADRLVARPSMDFWDFQESTVGFFLHHIAILAGCGCAAHYAAVWLRWAGGVRRVTDAGD; this comes from the coding sequence ATGAGTCCGTTCTTTCTGATACGGCTCGTGCTTGATTTCACTGCAGCCGGGCTGCTTCTTGTCGCGCTCGCCTATTGGTGGCTCGACAACATGTCGCACGAGCTGATCGGCACGAGCATGTTCATCCTTCTCCTATCCCACAACGTCTTCAACAGGCGATGGTGGGCCAGGCTCCCGAAGGCGGCGCCTGGCAGGCGCAGCTTCGTGACGATCGCGTCGAATATCTCGATCGCCGCGACCATGGCCGCGTTGCTGGTGACGAGCGTGCTGATGTCACGCACGGTGTTTGCTTTCCTTCCTTTAAGCGGCGGTCCGACGGCACGCGAAATCCACATCCTTGCGGCATATTGGGCATTTATTCTCGCGGCCATCCATCTCGGCCTTCACTGGTCGATGATCATGGCCGTCGTGGGCAGGCTTTTGCGCGTCGGGCCGCCAAACGCGATCCGGACAGCGTCTTTTCGTGCCACCGCGGCTGCAATCGCCGTGTGCGGCATCCACAGCACTGTCGTCATGGGAATCGCAGACAGGCTCGTTGCCCGGCCGTCGATGGATTTCTGGGATTTTCAGGAATCGACCGTGGGCTTCTTCCTGCATCATATCGCGATCCTGGCTGGGTGCGGGTGCGCTGCGCATTATGCGGCCGTCTGGCTTCGATGGGCGGGTGGAGTGCGCAGGGTGACGGATGCCGGCGACTGA
- a CDS encoding acyl-CoA thioesterase: MTDAAKPRGELTLRTLAMPGDANPAGDIFGGWVMAQMDLASGIRAAERAKGRVVTAAVKEMAFELPVKIGDTLSVYTDIDRVGRTSITLCVEAWAHRARYAKMEKVTAGTFIMVALDEEGKPKQVPEE; this comes from the coding sequence ATGACCGATGCCGCCAAGCCGAGAGGCGAACTGACGCTGAGGACGCTTGCCATGCCCGGTGACGCCAATCCGGCCGGCGATATCTTCGGCGGCTGGGTCATGGCGCAGATGGACCTTGCCTCCGGCATCCGCGCTGCAGAGCGCGCCAAGGGCCGCGTCGTCACCGCCGCCGTCAAGGAGATGGCCTTCGAGCTGCCGGTCAAGATCGGCGACACGTTGTCCGTCTATACGGATATCGACCGTGTCGGCCGCACCTCGATCACGCTGTGCGTCGAAGCCTGGGCGCACCGCGCGCGTTACGCCAAGATGGAAAAGGTCACGGCGGGCACCTTCATCATGGTGGCGCTCGACGAAGAAGGCAAACCGAAGCAAGTCCCCGAGGAGTGA
- a CDS encoding methyl-accepting chemotaxis protein produces the protein MRNVKISTRLYCLVGFTLAVLAATMVFFLNYSYSELEAERKAGLAQMDATALGIFDKYYKMEQAGTMTREQAQAAAKDVIGAMRYGADGYFWINDMHPTMVMHPIKPQLNGTDISQMKDPTGKFLFVEFVNKVKKDGKGFVDYLWPKPGADQPVLKYSYVAGFEPWGWIVGTGVYADDLAALYRQNAMWAALLCLFGGAATIAIAYAIVRSVTVPIARLKAAMNAIAAEEASVEIAGSDRRDEIGQMAKVLLVLRDSVDERSALRGREDERQRQTEEERRGNEASLRSASERQTQAMQALGIGLEKLASGDLTVAIGDIGEDYAKLRGDFNAAVDALNGVIHAIAESSHVVNESASDISEATGNLSKRTEQQAAALEETAAALDEITATVKTASERANEAREMVAETKASAGKSGEIVRNAVTAMGRIEDSSNRIGQIISVIDEIAFQTNLLALNAGVEAARAGEAGRGFAVVAQEVRELAQRSANAAKEIKELISRSATEVEGGVALVRSTGEALLEIEALVNQVNDHVASIATAAREQSTGLNEINGSVNHMDQMTQQNAAMVEATTAASRTLADESTQLKTLLSNFRLRGEPPPVARYTRAA, from the coding sequence ATGCGCAACGTCAAGATTTCCACCCGTCTTTACTGCCTCGTCGGATTCACACTTGCCGTGCTCGCGGCGACGATGGTCTTCTTTCTGAATTATTCCTATTCCGAGCTGGAAGCGGAGCGGAAGGCGGGGCTGGCGCAAATGGATGCGACGGCGCTCGGCATCTTCGACAAATATTACAAAATGGAACAGGCGGGTACGATGACCCGCGAACAGGCGCAGGCGGCCGCCAAGGACGTGATCGGCGCGATGCGCTACGGCGCCGACGGCTATTTCTGGATCAACGACATGCACCCCACCATGGTGATGCACCCGATCAAGCCGCAGCTGAACGGCACCGATATCTCCCAGATGAAGGATCCGACGGGCAAGTTCCTATTCGTTGAGTTCGTCAACAAGGTGAAGAAGGACGGCAAGGGCTTCGTCGATTATCTTTGGCCGAAGCCGGGCGCCGACCAGCCAGTGCTGAAATATTCCTATGTCGCCGGTTTCGAGCCCTGGGGCTGGATCGTCGGTACCGGCGTCTATGCGGATGACCTTGCCGCGCTCTATCGCCAGAACGCGATGTGGGCCGCACTGCTCTGCCTGTTTGGCGGCGCCGCCACGATTGCCATCGCCTATGCCATCGTGCGCAGCGTGACAGTGCCGATCGCCCGTCTGAAAGCGGCGATGAACGCGATTGCGGCCGAAGAAGCATCGGTGGAGATTGCCGGCAGCGACCGTCGCGACGAGATCGGCCAGATGGCCAAGGTGCTGCTGGTGCTGCGCGATTCCGTCGACGAGCGCAGCGCTCTGCGCGGGCGGGAAGACGAAAGGCAGCGCCAGACCGAAGAAGAGCGCCGCGGCAACGAGGCGAGCCTGCGCTCGGCCTCCGAACGGCAAACCCAAGCGATGCAGGCGCTCGGCATCGGCCTGGAAAAGTTGGCGAGCGGTGACTTGACGGTTGCGATCGGCGATATCGGCGAGGATTACGCCAAGCTCAGGGGCGATTTCAACGCCGCCGTCGATGCGCTGAACGGCGTCATCCATGCGATCGCCGAATCGAGCCATGTCGTCAACGAAAGTGCTTCCGATATCAGCGAAGCGACCGGCAACCTGTCAAAGCGCACGGAACAGCAGGCGGCCGCACTCGAAGAGACGGCGGCAGCGCTCGACGAGATCACCGCGACGGTCAAGACGGCATCCGAGCGGGCGAACGAGGCGCGCGAGATGGTAGCGGAGACCAAGGCGAGCGCCGGAAAATCCGGCGAGATCGTCCGCAATGCGGTCACCGCGATGGGCCGGATCGAGGATTCGTCCAACCGCATCGGTCAGATCATCTCGGTCATCGACGAAATCGCCTTCCAGACGAACCTTCTGGCGCTGAATGCCGGCGTCGAGGCTGCGCGGGCGGGCGAGGCGGGCCGCGGCTTTGCCGTCGTCGCCCAGGAAGTGCGCGAACTCGCCCAGCGTTCCGCCAATGCGGCCAAGGAGATCAAGGAACTGATCAGCCGGTCGGCAACGGAGGTCGAGGGTGGGGTGGCGCTGGTGCGCTCGACGGGTGAGGCACTGCTGGAGATCGAGGCGCTGGTCAACCAGGTCAACGATCACGTCGCATCAATCGCGACGGCGGCGCGCGAGCAGTCGACGGGGCTGAACGAGATCAACGGCTCCGTCAATCACATGGACCAGATGACGCAGCAGAATGCCGCGATGGTCGAGGCGACGACGGCGGCAAGCCGCACGCTCGCCGACGAGAGCACCCAGTTGAAGACGCTACTTTCGAATTTCCGCCTACGCGGGGAGCCGCCGCCAGTGGCCCGATACACACGGGCAGCGTGA
- a CDS encoding extensin family protein yields the protein MAFVSFPRRSLLPLLLSAALTTCSISDGLVPPANVDNGTRVSSISPSRGAARMAPAVRMAPVESQASYPVSSAPVGNSQGSVDYLDTPNLAGTGHATRAAPPQTAPGRKLPMIDSDEALAQQNQNWGGTQDLAIPSGGVNMDDDLGAEPVVGPAQEQHQQIAEGNATEPVVDGIGTDNPTQLNQPMRQPPQQPMPQPAAEAQMSRAPAWNDGSPVVAPTRVPEEDESEEVAMLRPNNPMMSQPAAPVDPSVMPSSELACRRELKRMGVLFDNKPPISNGPACQVPYPVSLKGLSGNIGVRPAVTLNCQVTLAFAKWVKNELAPSARYRYWSGIKTIQPLGGYSCRRMNNSRQKYNPMSEHARGNAIDVGKFVLKNGHEIDVRKKGLFSLREGRLLKAVRSDSCRYFNTVLGPGSNPEHWNHFHFDLRSRKSGKAYCD from the coding sequence ATGGCGTTTGTTTCCTTTCCTCGGCGATCCCTTTTGCCCTTGCTGCTTTCGGCGGCGCTGACGACCTGTTCGATCAGCGACGGGCTGGTGCCGCCGGCCAATGTCGACAACGGCACCAGGGTCAGTTCGATCTCGCCGTCGCGGGGGGCAGCGCGCATGGCGCCTGCCGTGCGCATGGCGCCGGTGGAGAGCCAGGCATCCTATCCGGTTTCCAGCGCGCCCGTCGGCAATAGCCAGGGCTCCGTCGATTATCTCGATACGCCAAACCTTGCCGGCACCGGCCACGCGACGCGAGCCGCACCGCCGCAAACCGCACCGGGACGTAAGCTGCCGATGATCGACAGCGACGAGGCGCTGGCGCAGCAGAACCAGAACTGGGGCGGCACGCAAGATCTTGCGATCCCGTCCGGCGGCGTCAACATGGATGACGATCTCGGGGCGGAGCCGGTCGTCGGGCCGGCGCAGGAACAACATCAGCAGATCGCCGAGGGCAACGCCACCGAGCCGGTTGTCGACGGCATCGGCACCGATAATCCAACGCAGCTCAACCAGCCCATGCGCCAGCCCCCGCAGCAGCCAATGCCACAGCCGGCTGCCGAGGCACAGATGAGCCGGGCGCCCGCCTGGAACGACGGCAGCCCTGTGGTGGCGCCGACCCGTGTTCCCGAAGAGGACGAGAGCGAAGAGGTCGCGATGCTGCGGCCGAACAATCCGATGATGAGCCAACCGGCGGCGCCCGTCGATCCCAGCGTCATGCCGTCCTCCGAGCTTGCCTGCCGGCGCGAGCTGAAGCGCATGGGCGTACTCTTCGACAACAAGCCGCCGATCTCGAACGGGCCGGCCTGCCAGGTACCCTATCCGGTGTCGCTGAAGGGGCTTTCCGGTAATATCGGCGTCCGCCCCGCCGTGACGTTGAACTGCCAGGTGACGCTCGCCTTCGCCAAATGGGTGAAGAACGAACTGGCGCCGTCCGCCCGCTACCGCTACTGGTCCGGCATCAAGACGATCCAGCCGCTCGGCGGCTATTCCTGCCGACGCATGAACAATAGCCGGCAGAAATACAATCCGATGTCGGAACACGCCCGCGGCAACGCCATCGACGTCGGCAAGTTCGTGCTGAAGAACGGCCACGAAATCGACGTGCGCAAGAAGGGCCTGTTCTCGCTGCGCGAAGGGCGGCTTTTGAAGGCGGTGCGCAGCGACAGCTGCCGCTATTTCAACACCGTGCTCGGCCCCGGCAGCAACCCGGAGCACTGGAACCACTTCCACTTCGATCTTCGTTCCCGCAAGAGCGGCAAGGCCTATTGCGACTGA